From Methylovorus glucosotrophus:
CTAAAACAGCACAGGGACGAGATACATCATGCAACAACAAAATGCACGACATGCCGGCAATATCGTATTGCTCCGGGGCGCCTGCCTTTGGCTATTGATGGCCCTTTTGCTGGCCTGGTGCATGGTCGGCTTGAATTTTGGCGTAGACCCGCTGAAAGCGATCTTTGCCGGGAAGTTTACGCGGCTGTTGCAGGCGCATATCGATTTTCTGCTGATGACAGCGCTGATACTGGGCGTATACGCAGCTCGCGTCACCTTGCCATGGACTGTGCGCTGGGCCATGGTGGTGGGGGCCTTTACCAATTCCAGCCTGTTTTTGCTGATGGCGATTTTTCCGTTGCTGGATAATCCCAATCAGCCGCCACCGATGATATTCACCGTTTACCTGCTAGCCAGTGTATTGACCACCAGTTATGGCTTCGGCAAAGCAGCGGTGCTGGTATTGCGATCTACCTTCAAGGAGTAGTCTGCTCTCTGGGTGCAGCGATACTGGCTGGGTTAATCCCCGGCCAGTTTGCTGAAATACGTGATGGGAGCAGGGTGCAGATGTTCCAGATGCTGCCGGCAGGCGGCGCGCCATGCATTCAGCTGCGCTGCATCCAGGTGGCGCAGCTCGGCCTCCCAATGCGGCTGTATGCCTTGCAGCACGATATGGATATCCTGAATCGCCGTTTGGGTCTTGGCGATGTAATACACAAAGTGCTTGAATACCCGTCTATCCAGCATGCGCATGCTGCGGTAGATCATGCCTGGCAGCCTTGAAAATCGCAGCAACCTGTCTGCCTTGCCCAGTCGCCGCAAGGCTTTCTCGGTATGCTGTGGCTCACAGCCAAAGCTGGGGGAAATAAAGGCTGCCAGTGCGTTGGCGTTGCAATCAAGCAGTTTGCCCGGCGTATGGGCCATCAAAGGCGCCAGGTGGGCGTCCATCGCCCATTCCGAGGCAATGTGCGTCATCATGCTGTTTTCCATCCACATGGCTTCATGCGCCGGCACAAAGTGATTATGCGCGATGACATCCACATACAGGTGGCTGGCATAGCCGATCGCCATGGCGGTTTCTTCATCGGTGCGGGCGCGGCTCAGCAGCCCATAGGCATGGCGCCACTGGTGGGTTTCTCTAAAGGTAGGAGACACTAGCGACAGATCAGGCAGGCAGGCACCGGCCATGACCAGCTCGGGAAAACGTTGTATGGCCTGACGCAGACGCGGGTCAAGCAAGGGCATGGCCCAGAGCAGGGAGTGGGCGAAATAGAGGTGGGTAACCAGTCCCCAGGCATTGGCGTCCTGTGATTGCAAAACCAG
This genomic window contains:
- a CDS encoding zinc dependent phospholipase C family protein, which produces MKRHANLGKVFWLLPLVLQSQDANAWGLVTHLYFAHSLLWAMPLLDPRLRQAIQRFPELVMAGACLPDLSLVSPTFRETHQWRHAYGLLSRARTDEETAMAIGYASHLYVDVIAHNHFVPAHEAMWMENSMMTHIASEWAMDAHLAPLMAHTPGKLLDCNANALAAFISPSFGCEPQHTEKALRRLGKADRLLRFSRLPGMIYRSMRMLDRRVFKHFVYYIAKTQTAIQDIHIVLQGIQPHWEAELRHLDAAQLNAWRAACRQHLEHLHPAPITYFSKLAGD